A window from Leuconostoc mesenteroides subsp. mesenteroides encodes these proteins:
- a CDS encoding MFS transporter — protein sequence MTISQSENAMKQGRVATDTKMTSEQKVVLGSTTLGFTLDHMDATFLSFALAPMIAELHITGAQGGIIAAMSNWGALLGSLLFGILADRVGRVKVLSYTIMLVTFATVILAFLDNTHTIYAARFLLGMGTGGEYGVSMALIAESFRASRVGRMSSITAIGGQVGAILAAILATLMMPAFGWRGLFMLGFLPLIVVYIVRRHLKETPEFEQLQTDYKTGKKKFSFKAIANSPKRAYTSFVLIVMLTIQTSGYYGLMNWLPTIMRKQLGITETITAGYVNLGMIPIIVGMAIGMLTFGTILDTIGPRRAFAIFLVASALMIYVFTFAYNMWTLTVLGALVGFFSNGMYGGFGAVISQLYPSEIRATAANTLMGSGRAIGAFSSVVIGWIMDNYSVAAVMLSLSLMYVISLIFMLTIPGFKKLSANQ from the coding sequence ATGACAATTAGTCAGTCCGAAAACGCAATGAAGCAAGGTCGGGTAGCAACTGATACTAAAATGACCAGCGAACAAAAGGTGGTTCTTGGATCAACAACCTTAGGGTTTACTTTAGATCACATGGACGCAACATTCCTATCTTTTGCATTGGCACCTATGATTGCCGAATTACACATCACTGGTGCACAAGGTGGGATTATTGCAGCAATGTCCAACTGGGGAGCATTATTAGGTAGTCTCTTGTTTGGTATTTTAGCAGACCGTGTTGGTCGTGTTAAGGTGTTGTCTTATACTATTATGCTCGTGACCTTTGCAACAGTTATCTTGGCATTTTTGGATAATACGCACACGATTTATGCAGCTCGTTTCTTGCTAGGAATGGGAACAGGTGGTGAATATGGCGTAAGTATGGCATTAATTGCTGAGAGCTTTAGAGCTAGTCGTGTGGGTCGTATGAGTTCTATTACTGCAATTGGTGGACAAGTAGGAGCCATACTCGCGGCAATTTTAGCAACATTAATGATGCCTGCCTTTGGTTGGCGTGGTTTATTTATGTTAGGATTTTTGCCACTAATCGTCGTATACATCGTGAGACGACACTTAAAGGAAACACCTGAATTTGAGCAACTGCAGACGGACTATAAAACTGGCAAAAAGAAATTTAGTTTTAAAGCGATTGCTAATAGTCCTAAACGTGCTTATACTTCTTTTGTGTTAATTGTAATGTTGACTATTCAAACATCAGGCTATTATGGATTGATGAACTGGTTACCAACAATTATGCGCAAACAATTGGGTATCACAGAAACAATTACAGCAGGATACGTCAATCTTGGTATGATACCTATTATTGTTGGTATGGCAATCGGTATGCTTACTTTTGGGACAATTTTAGACACCATCGGACCTCGACGCGCATTTGCTATATTCTTAGTAGCTTCAGCGCTTATGATTTATGTCTTTACATTTGCATATAATATGTGGACATTAACAGTTTTAGGTGCATTAGTTGGCTTTTTCTCTAACGGTATGTATGGTGGATTTGGTGCAGTTATTAGTCAATTGTACCCTTCGGAAATTAGAGCAACTGCAGCCAATACTTTGATGGGATCTGGCCGTGCTATTGGTGCCTTTTCATCAGTTGTGATTGGTTGGATTATGGACAATTATAGTGTGGCGGCTGTAATGCTGAGTTTATCGCTAATGTATGTCATTAGTTTGATTTTCATGTTGACAATTCCTGGATTTAAAAAATTAAGCGCCAATCAATAA
- the pgk gene encoding phosphoglycerate kinase: MAKLTVSDLELSGKKVLMRVDFNVPIKAGVIGNDNRIVAALPTIKYVLENNGRAILFSHLGRIKSEDDKKELSLAPVAARLGELLGKDVKFVPQTRGEELESAINALQDGEVLMVENTRFEDVVDGEVVKNESKNNPELGKYWASLGDDLFINDAFGTAHRAHASNVGIASNVSQAAAGFLMEKEIKFLGDAVANPVRPFVAIIGGAKVSDKIEIVKSLLNKADKVIVGGGMAYTFDAAKGNKIGNSLFEADKVELAKELMAEAGDKLVLPIDSIAADAFSNDAKTEVVDATAGIPDGYMGLDIGPKSVQLLQDTLADAKTVVWNGPMGVFEMSNFAKGTLAIGEELVKVTENGGTTIVGGGDSTAAVQQLGVADKLSHISTGGGASLEYLEGKELPGIASISEK; the protein is encoded by the coding sequence ATGGCTAAATTGACTGTTTCAGATTTGGAACTTTCAGGTAAGAAAGTATTGATGCGCGTTGACTTCAACGTGCCTATCAAGGCAGGCGTTATCGGAAACGATAACCGTATTGTGGCAGCTTTGCCAACAATCAAGTATGTTTTGGAAAACAATGGTCGCGCAATTTTGTTCTCTCATTTGGGACGTATTAAGTCTGAAGACGACAAGAAAGAATTGTCATTAGCACCAGTTGCCGCACGTTTAGGTGAATTATTGGGTAAGGACGTTAAGTTCGTACCACAAACTCGCGGTGAAGAACTAGAATCAGCAATCAATGCTCTACAAGATGGTGAAGTATTGATGGTTGAAAACACACGTTTTGAAGACGTTGTTGATGGCGAAGTTGTCAAGAACGAATCAAAGAACAATCCTGAGTTGGGTAAGTATTGGGCATCATTAGGTGATGACTTGTTCATCAACGATGCTTTTGGTACAGCTCACCGTGCCCATGCTTCAAACGTAGGTATTGCTTCAAATGTTTCACAAGCAGCTGCTGGCTTCTTGATGGAAAAAGAAATTAAGTTCTTGGGTGATGCTGTTGCTAACCCGGTTCGTCCTTTTGTTGCTATTATTGGTGGTGCAAAAGTTTCTGACAAGATTGAAATTGTTAAGTCATTGTTAAACAAAGCTGACAAGGTGATTGTTGGTGGTGGTATGGCTTATACATTCGATGCTGCTAAGGGTAACAAGATTGGTAATTCATTGTTTGAAGCTGATAAAGTTGAATTGGCTAAGGAATTGATGGCAGAAGCTGGTGACAAGTTGGTTTTGCCAATTGATTCAATTGCTGCTGATGCATTTTCAAATGATGCAAAGACTGAAGTAGTTGATGCAACAGCAGGTATTCCTGATGGCTACATGGGTCTTGATATCGGTCCTAAGTCAGTTCAATTATTGCAAGACACATTGGCAGATGCTAAGACAGTTGTTTGGAACGGTCCTATGGGCGTGTTTGAAATGTCTAACTTTGCTAAGGGAACTTTGGCTATCGGTGAAGAATTAGTTAAGGTTACTGAAAATGGTGGTACAACAATCGTTGGTGGTGGTGATTCAACAGCCGCAGTACAACAATTGGGTGTTGCTGACAAGTTGTCTCATATCTCAACTGGTGGTGGTGCTTCACTTGAGTACCTTGAGGGTAAGGAATTACCTGGAATCGCCTCAATTTCAGAAAAGTAA